The DNA segment AACAGATAGAATGTCAACTATattctgtaaaaacaaatattcaactACTGTATACACACTTCCCGTTTTGTGCTGTGTAAACTTTTCAAGGGAAAGAAATGCATGAATGATGTCTTCTCAATAAACATGGTTTATGTTCAGATTCTTAGCTCAAGCGCAGTGTACAGTTGGGGTGAGTGAGCGAATGCAGTTGCATGTAATATTTCATGGGTTATTTGGATGTCTTGGAagatgatttattaaaaaaaaaaaaaaatgaagttttcTTCATGAAACATGATTACACAaagctttcaaataaaaatacatttgtaaatattttaGGTATCAGGCTGTAAGCCAGTAAGGTTCATGCAGGCACAACACAAATGACTGTTTTACTATGATTATCATTTCCTATAAACTATTCCAtgggttttactgtatatttgaatGAGGCTTGTTTTTGTTGTATCAGTTTTGGAGACCTGCCACATCACTAATTTTGAATTTTGAATAACCCCTGCTCCATTCTTGGAGCAAATAAACCATATGAAAAGATAATTGAAGATCActacaattacatttattaaCCCATTTATACCTGTATACCTTTCTTTATTTACTTTGGGGTTTTCAGCACAAGTAACTCAAAATAATACAGCATCATTTTTAGTGAAGATGTACCAAAAGAAAAACAGTTGCACAGAGATACAGTAAAGCACAATCCCAAGCTAAAAGGAGCAGTTATCTTGTTGCAATAACATTAGCTCACACAGATTAATGGCAGGTGAATAATTTTTCATTATAAAACCTTAATTTCTGGTGCACAATTGCTTCCTTGATGCACACAGCAACCACATACAGTGGAAAGTTTGCTCCACTGTTTTCAAAGGGGCACAAAAGGAAAGACACAAAATGAACATTTAAGATCCCAATACACTCGCCTGGATGTTTTCTTaggttttattttccatttagaAAACAGTAAGGTGCAAAAGCTTAAAATATTTGACTTTGCCctttaattaaaaatgtgatttttttattttaaaaaaaggtgaaatgtttttatatatatgtagcTCTGAACCTCTGTACTACTAGGTATATACAGTACTTTCAAAACctagctgttttattttatagcaGTTTACCTAATATTGACACTTTGCCCTTTTTAAGCATTTGCTGTAACCTGCCACACTAgacactgtatttaatttattgctgATAAATACGTATGAACTTCCTGTCTGGTTAATTATATGCAGTGGTTCTAGGTTTACAACATTTGAGAAGCAAACAAAGACTTGAGTATTTTAAAGGTTGGTTTGCATAGTTTGGGGTATGGTATATTTACTTGCTCATTGTCCACACTAAGTTGTAATTTTAAGAACAAGCATTTCATGTCAACAAGTTAACCACTGTTCTGTTGGTTATTCTGTATTGTCGGCGACTTTTGATAACAGCACAAACATAGCAAATCCAATAAAATATTTCTCATTATAAATAAGTTTCTAGACTTGAACTCAAGAGCTTCATAATGCAATACTACATTAAAGTTTATTgtccacatttaaacaaaatgtattaatctTAACACCTTTCTTTTTTTGCCCATTTTCCAAATATAAACTGGTGGAAGgtgctctttttaaaaaaaaaaaaaaaaaaaaaaaaaaaaaaaaattggtatcaggtttattttattattattattatttatttatttagcagacgcctttatccgacttagagtctagggtgtgtgaactatgcatcagctgcagagccacttacaattacgtctcacctgaaagacggagcacaaggaggttaagtgacttgctcagggtcacacaatgagtcagtggttgaggtgggatttgaaccagggacctcctggttacaagcccttttattcCAAATGGTGGCATGGCCAGTATTCCAGAAATTAGATTACAGCATCATTTATTGGCATCCCTATTAAACTACAGCAGAGCTGTACAAGGCATACTTGGCTCGCTGACCACCACACTATGGCACAGTATTTGGAGGGCTACTGAGTTCAAAAACCATATTAGTACACATGGTTCTCTTTGGTAGAATGACAAGTGCAAAATGCAACAAAACCACATTTAGCACAAAAATACTGGAGCAGGCATTcaatctgatttatttatttattttaatttctataaTTTAGTCAGTTTCCGCAGTTTTAACCTACTTAGAGTAAGTGTTAACATGTTATTCAATTTGTGTCATTGTCTGGAGGTTTCAATTACAGGATCAAGGTGCAGCAGGTAAAACAGGAGTTCTTGAGGGCCACCGTTCCAAAATCATTCATAATTCAATGTGTTTCTGAATGGGTCTATCTGAAGGTACCATTTGTTCACAGTTTTctctatacagtacatacacagaTAATGATGACCTTGGTCGTGTGGCAGTGAGGAGGAACGCCATGTTCCCAGTGATAATGCTGTGTTCCTGCTATAAAGTTGCAGAAAGTAAAACGGTCCTGAAGATGTCATTGCTGTTTCCTGTTGCTGCATCAGTTCAGTCTGATCTTCggtgtagttttaaaatattgaaCACGTTTAAATAGCGTCCTTCTTGGGGATGTAAAAGATACCTTCCCAAGGTTGGCACAAAGAGCGCATCTGTCTTTAACTGCCTTCTCTGAAGCTGTGGATCTGTGTAAGGTAATCTGACAAGCTTCCATCGTCTTCAAGTTGTTGCTGGTAGTGCTCAAACAGTTTAGATGCGTGTGAAGACTCCACGCCCTCTGCGTGCTGCAAGCACCCGCTTGACATACCCAAAATAATGGCAGTGAGAGATTTTATATAGTTCTTGGCTAAGGTGAGCGTCTCAATTTTAGAGAGCTTTTTCTCTGTCTTGATGTGTGGGATTGCTTCCCCGAGCGCCTGGAAAGCGTTATTGAGTTTGTGCATCCTCTGCCGTTCTCTCTCGTTGCTTTCCAATCTCCTGACGTTACCCCCCTTGGCATTCGGGTGCTGCTTCCTTCGCGTCGAGCTCGAGGCCATGCCGTTGTCATTGCTCTTCTTTCTGCGTTTCCCCCGGAGGTTAAGAGACTTTTCAGAGCCTTCGTGATCACTGGACGCGGGTTCCATCTCCACCAGGAAATCCTGGTCATTCTCCACTGACGTTTTGCTGTTGCGTTTGGAAGTTTTTCCTGTGGAtttcatatttgtttgttttcacctGGAATGAAATGAACCACCAACACAACATCGTAAGAATTGGCAACAGGGAGTAATTTTAGGAGGTAATACTATCTCAAGGAGGTCCCGGTACAACTgattacaacattattattattattattattattattattattattattattatatttggcagacgcctttatccaaggcgactttacgtgtgttacagggcagtacagaatgcaagattaatatttaacagTATAGGTTTACAGTATGTGCAAATAACACTACCAAACGTACAATATGAACGAGGATGCACCAAGGACGGATTACAGCAAGTTCTATCTACAGAGACATTAGTAGTGCAATTGTACCAGGATAGTGCATTATCTAGAAATAGCTTCTGAAATTCTTCAATTGGCTACATATGGTAATGTCAGCTTTGTTTAAATACAAGCGCCTGATTATTATACggtatatataaacattaactcGGGCACAAAGGACTGCTTTGACGCCACCATAAAGTAATTATGTGATGAGCTTTCAATATTTACCGATACCTTATCTGCCTATGATCCTTTTTTTCAGTAAGCTTACAGGTGAGAATAtggtttaatgtatttttttcagtttgaagTTCTACTTTAAGCCCGATATATGTAATATACAGAAAGCATTTTTAATCTAATCCgtctattttatatttataatacatcATCATCAGATTTTAGAAAACAACTTAAAAACATGTATAATATATTCCGGTTAGTTATAACTTTTCTTATTTTCCATGAATTAATTTAATGAAAAAGACTTTTCAGCCATTCAAtactattacattattttgtcaccgCAGCAAATAGGCTACTGACACATTCAGAAcgtatttaatttaattgcttACCTGAAACAGTGAAGATCGGTGGGAGTTTGTTAGTTGAGATTACAGTAGCACAGAGTGTAAAGTGCACAGAGGATAATTGCCCTGAACTTGAGAAACGGGACACCTGTAGCAGTGTTGCAGTACTGTCGCTGCAGCTGGAGTTGAACGGCACGGGCTGATAACTGATCAATGTGATACACTAAGTGCGTCAACCTGTTGCTCTGGTTTGTACACGTAGCGTTTAACAACGGCCAATCAGAGTTCTCTTATTTTGATACCAATGTACCAGGTCTGGTCAAACAAAACCATCTTTAAAAGGGATGATTTACATTTATACTTAAGTAACCTTTGGCGATCGTTAGTTTCGATTTTGTATATCATTTCCCATATGCGTGTTTTCCAGAAAGACACGCGTTGATCACACAGCAAATATTCAccaaataaaattttaaaaaatggcaaaaatatataacaattgAGTGGAGGTCATTAATTGTTAAAGTACAGCTTCACTAATGATCGTCAAGGGTTCACATTAATGTGGATAGACAAGGAGACTCATATACACCTGACCTTTGTGTAAACATCCAACATAAATAGCAATGCTGGTCTGTAGATTGGGAGCTTTACTACTCACTGTTCAACAGTCATCATTGTGACATCAATGTACACTTATTGTAAAATGTAAGTGTAGTGAATGCATTTGCAGACAATCCAGGTTATGATTAATGCAGCCAGCACTAGTTATTATTTCTTCATTCTCTTCCGATTGTTACAAATTAGTGATAAGATAATTGCATCTGCTCTGTGTTAAAGATTAAAGCTGccactgtgtgcatgtgttttaTCCAAAAAAGTTCCAATTGACAAAACTGCTCCGAGCACAACTGTGCAGACCAATCCATGACACACATTTGCTGTTCTAAGGCTTCTTGTtggttttttcattatttttgctgGTGTACCACTTAGAGAAACCTGAATGCTCAAACTCAGGTAGTAACTGCATTCCAATAGCAACCCCTTCATTTATTCTTTCCATTATTTGCATTGGGTCCATTTGAATATCTACAGGATGTACCTTGTTCTTGAGTGAGTCAATGGTGTTggtcatgtttaatttttttttaaagattcattTGTAGACTGAAGTTCACTATATAGTAAAATCCAGCATCCATCCTTTGAGTGCTTTTAATAAATTAACCTTTGCGAGTTACTTAATAGTTTTTAAACATTAGGCCTTTAACACTAGGAATCTactctaaaatgtttttatttgtagagTAGACACACTGTATTAAAAAGAGAGTACTTCAACAGTGAATGTTATTTGACAGATGTTAGACTGATATCTAGCAGTAAAAAGATAAATAGATTATATTATATTCCAACCATCTCACCTGCaaagacaaaaagacaaaaaaatattttacaagtcAATGTTCTTTTATTCTCAATATTAAATAAACATAGTGTATTTAATTATAAACAATTAATCGAATTACACTATGCATGATCATCGATGTGAAGTaaaaatattacaatttaaaaaatgtacacattttaaaaggacAGCATGacttgaaattctttttttttttttttaaaccatgataTGTTGCCATTAACTTTACGCATCTATTAAATTACAATATGAAAACCTCATACCTAGGACTCTGTTACATCAATCCCCATTTACAGACAAAATTAAAAGATTTATATACATCAGTCTCGTTCAACATCAAGTTACACTTCTCAAATGTGCAATATCAAAGCAAATGTATATAGAATAAAacagcagattttttttaaatacaatttcaagTTTATCTGAAGCACAGGCTGCTGGCATCACAAATATGTACTATTTCATTATTACAGTAGATCTACTGTAGTCCAACAAAAAGGAGTTCTAATGATACGTATTGATTTATCTTAAAAGAAAAATGAGGCTTTTAAAGGTTATGTTTGGATTCCTTTTCTTCAACATATGTACACTGATTAGCCACACTTTTTATTTCCAGACTGGTTGGTACAGCCCATGTTCTGGGGGCTATACCAGATTGACTTTACAGTAAAATAGTGTTGAAGTAGTTCTCATTGTGATTAAACCCAGCCCTAGTGGGGCCAGTATTATTAATTTGCATGTGTTGAATATATTAATTTACAGCCCGGtttggttggttttttttttttttttaacagaactcaTACAGCAGCAGTAGCTGACATTCTAAGCCAATGCAGACCTGGGCAGGGGTTTCATCAAAACCATGacaaaaagctttttaaaagacCAGCATATCCACAGCCTTAATTCAGGGATATCAACAGCTTACCTCCTAGTAGTTTTATAGCTAAAGTTAAGAACGACAAAATACAGAaccatgtttaaataaaaacaagattgaTTATCTCCTCTTTTTTTAGACCATCAATACAATTGCTTGTATGCCAAACAAGTTACACCCAATCTCCTTATATTTAATACATGCGTTTGGGCATCACCAACTTCTAGAAACACAAATTCAGTGTAATGCTTTGACTTTGCTGCCCTTAGACTGCTTAATTACTGTatcaacaaatgtatccagaaaggtgaggcagatttcaaagcaagtgcaGGAAATTTTactggaacattttagttttaaacaaagcacaggttgttgttttttcaagccaaagagggctgaatgactgagcacgctgcacaaatgcattttgttaAAAACAAGCACTACGCTAACGCAGGTTTTCATGGAcgtttaaatctgttttttttgctgtttttttttttcagttacgatttcaatttaaatgtagcccccccccccatttacagtactgttttaaagactttagaaccataacgaTATGAGTATTGTAATTCTGTACTGTATCCCTTGTATTATTTCACCAGATTGACAGTGTGTGGCAGGTGTGCACATTcaataaaaccattgaaaattcagttttcagagttacagacatttcagacttacgaataactctgaggttctgctgCATTGCAAACAACCTGGTTTGCTTTTTTATAagaatagaaaatatatttatcaAACTGCAGAAAAGGAGATAAGCCAGAGGGCAGCCATGTTCCAAATGCTGATGTGTAGAGCTCTATATAGGACCATAACAAACATCATGGAAATGAAAATAATACATGAAAGCGATCAACTGCATAATCTGAAAGACCTggtggaggttttttttttattttttaaattaaaaaaaggagacTAACCCTAATTTACATGTATGACACTAATGCAGACAAATGCTACATTGTCTTTATCTTCATCACAGTTCAAAAAGATATTTAGGGTAAATGTTacaatttgttttaaacaaattaacCACAGCTACTGAAATGGCATTCCCCAGTTAGCCTACTGCAATGAACACCCTCCATTACGAGGTCTTCTCTAACATAAGAATGCAAATTACATTCTGGTCAAAATGGTAAAGAGCATCACTGATTACATACAAATTAGAATGACTGACTGCCTCCTTTATAACTGTTTGAAAATTCCATaccaatgtattcatttattattgttaaatCATGTATGGAAGAAATTTGCTCAATTACATACAGTAATAAACGTGTGACTCTGCAAAAAAAGTTTCCTGTTCTTTTTACTTTGCACAGGTCTGAgataccaaactttttttttttttttttaagctgcagGGAATTCATTTTCACACAAAACACCATGTTAAAACCAAACTGCTTTTGATATACTGTAATGAGAATGCTCAATGAGGTTTCTATCACTTTTATTGCTTAAGTTTGATGTTTTCATTCTAAGCGAATCTATTATGTAGAGCTTTAACCCATGCAAGCCAAGGCTGCATAAAATGTTTATGTTAAACAAAGCCAATGACTAATGCTTTTGACGGAATAAAGACTCAATACTCAAAAAGCCTGGATGTAAAGCAGCTGATGCAATGTAAAGCAGGAGACAGGAATGCAGAACAATTTCCTTTATCTGTACAgttacttttacaaaataatactttaaatagcttctttttttaaatcaaatctgTTCATTTCACTGATTAGTTGAAATGCATGTATACCAATGTATACTAATCAGACCATAACTGAGGTTTCATCATCTCCATTGTTCTCTTTTGCCACTTCAACTGCGTCCCTTCTAGCAGTGACGACCCACAGACACCAGCAAGTGAGGTTTACGAGAGGACGACAGAACTTGGAAGAATTCTTCATCTGGATcttctttttgcttttaaaaggGGTTTTACAtcttaaaataaatcatgttgaAAATACAGACCGATTCAATCCCAGATGATTggttgttcagtctttttctccATCCTCACTGCTTCCTGAAAAGATGATGAAcagagataatatatatatatatatatatatatatatatatatatatatatatatatatatatatatattgaacatgAAACTAAATATATAGTGCTATTATTtagtttataaaaacaacaaaatgtttGTAATAAAAGCACAAGTGATACTGAACCATCCTTTTTAGTACAGCTACTTAATATTTTAAGTTTTATGGCTCAGAAAACTGGCCAGTCAGATGACATCACACCATACATCGTTGCCTCTAATGCTGTGATCCGAGTTATTGAAACCTGCAGGTCTTTCAGAAAAAGCACATCTGCTTAATTCACACAGTGTCTGCGTCTCCACACCCATGGCCTTGACAGAATGCGATCAGGCAGTGAGTCTTGTTGTCCAGTCATATTTTCCATCCAGCAGCCCAGAAATTATCTATCTGGTGCACTGTGGTTTCACAATGGAAATTTGTCTTACCTTCAGCatttgtaaatgcattttaaatatcaaaCAAACCCCAGAGGCATTTGTATTTACTTTAATCATAGACTGATAAAACCTGTTACAACATTGACATTTCCTAAGAGTGTGCCTGATATATCACAAGAAAATCAGCATTTAGCACACGTGTCCAAGAGCTGACTCTGAATGAATGCTGCCTGATTGTTGAAGTAGCTTGTTCTGTTTAATTCTATTAAAAGCTGTCCATTCACTGTGCAAACGTGTTTTCTGCACAGCAACTGAACATTGATTAAAGATGCAAGGACATATTTTATCTATGATTTTTGCACCTGTTTGAAATTCAAAAGTCAGGATTCAATCTTCCCACTCAACTActtgcatgcaaaataaaatggatgATGTACATTTCTCAATCTGCACATAATTGTGTTTTACTGGCAATTTGCTTGGGCCTTGTATACATTTACCTGATATCTTACAGTAGCATTTGCATCCACCCTCAATGAAAAGGCAACAGTTAAAACCAATGTAAAATCTCTTGTTAAATAGGTAAGATAATAATATATCAGATcaatattaattatatttcatTCATACAATTACCCCTCATGTTGCTTTACATTATAGATCGAATTCAAACTGCtctcaaattaaaaagaaaacaaattctgAAATGAATCTCACAATGAACTGCATCTCTAACAATCCGGAGTGATTATACCAATAAATGTTATGCCATTGATACTGTACGGCAAGAAGTGGCAGATGTGtctcagctgtttaaaaaaaacacattacagtgcTATCCATTAAACAGTGACTCATTTCACATCACAAAGCTTAGAGGCACAAGTCACTGTTGCCATGTGTTTGGTAACAGATTAAACTAAAATAGCATCTTACGTCATCATGACAACGAAGCTGTCCTTTTTAAAACTGATCCTGCAGCAGTTCTGGTGTTTCTCCACATGTAGCATACCATTTACTACCTCATTAAAAAGGATGTCTGTGCCATAGCAAAAATAGCAAAAGTGCtcttattttagaaaaaaaagtcataccTATAACTTTAAAGCcctttataaaaacatgtatCGGAGCGTTAAACTATCAAGGAGATTATTACATACATATGGTTAAAAATACCACAATATGTAACAAAAAAAGGTGTACCAATGAATACTCAAGAAAGATCAGTATggctctagagcaggggtctccaatcctggtcctggagagctggtgtccctcctggtttttgttccaactgtaccctaaattacttaattggaccaattaagtgcttatcaGAAGGCTCTCCAGgaacaggattggagacccctgctctagaatAATCCGAGGTTGGAGAACTCGCCTCCTTGCTCCACGTCGGAGTCGGTGAGGTGTGTGAGTGAGAAGCTGCTGATGCTGGCTGGAGAGATGGAGAAGCGGGAGTACGGGGAGGAGCTTGCCCAGCTCTGCTCCGTGGTGCGGGGGGGTGGCGGGGGAGAGAAGTACCGGGACGACACTGGAGGAGACGCTTTGGAAATGATCAGCTGACTGGCTGCTTTGGAGACGTAGGAGGGCTCCGGAGAAGAGAAATCATCGTCCCATTCAAAGCCAGCGCCTgcacagggaaaaaaaacataagaaatagAATCTGCACATTGCAAACCAGTTTTACAGAGTAATagcagtgcatatatatatatatatatatatatatatacacacacacacacacacacacacacacacacacacacacacaatctgtcAGGGATAGCATCCTGTCACTGGTTTTGCAGGTGCATATGTGGCACTGCAGGGAGAGTTTGGATCCACGAACACTCCCCtttgttcctttttcttttccaGCCGGATGCATACTCTGGAGAGAGACGGGTCAACTTCGAACCCCAACATTACCGAGCGCTTGGTCAGACAGAGCTGACCACGTCATGGCCTTGTTTGTTTTAGGTTGTCTGTGTGTTTAACCAGGACAACTGAAATGCTTAAATAAGAATAGTTTTTAATTAGGGGGGGGTTTGATCCAACTTAAAAAGTATAACAAGGGGCATGTAGAGTAtgaggttcctggagcaggaacACTTGGTGGCCAACTTTTGTTTTCTcactattttattttgcatttttcagTGTGTTCCTGTTACACTATGTGCAGTGTAACCACTCAACATGTttataccatcgctggtactacCATGTGTGCACCTTGGATCAACCCCGAGCCTGGGTTACCATCGCTGCAACAACAATTAAAGAATTTCCGCTGTGTTTCTTTGCTGTAAATACTGTGCAGCATTTCTCAAAGATAACTGTTGTGTACACCGTCTTAATCCACGGATACCACGGCCCCTCTTACATcaatgacaaaagaaaaaaatgagccATTCTTTTTTATATGTCCACTtttttctatatacagtactatCATACAAGATAGCAATCATCGTATGTATAAACACAAACAGCGTcataaaaggtgcaaacacaaatcTATTTCTTACCCTGAGTTTAACTTCAGCTGGATTGTGTTGTGTTAATACGCACACTTACCTTCTTCATCTGTAGAGCTTTCCGAGTGGGTGAAGCGGTTCAGATAACCAGGACTGGAGGAGGGTACGGGGCTGCTGAACTCAGACACTCGGCTGTTTGAACCGGCCGAGTGGTCACCCAGCTCCTTTGTTGGAGTATCCTTGGAGTGA comes from the Acipenser ruthenus chromosome 13, fAciRut3.2 maternal haplotype, whole genome shotgun sequence genome and includes:
- the LOC117418443 gene encoding class A basic helix-loop-helix protein 15-like; this encodes MKSTGKTSKRNSKTSVENDQDFLVEMEPASSDHEGSEKSLNLRGKRRKKSNDNGMASSSTRRKQHPNAKGGNVRRLESNERERQRMHKLNNAFQALGEAIPHIKTEKKLSKIETLTLAKNYIKSLTAIILGMSSGCLQHAEGVESSHASKLFEHYQQQLEDDGSLSDYLTQIHSFREGS